A stretch of the Bdellovibrio sp. 22V genome encodes the following:
- a CDS encoding TIGR02147 family protein has protein sequence MICYNQTLTETQPKGLAFFFAIVAQGQSFYHQRMTDMTSIYEYREYREFLHDKFIFLKSTYKKMSLEFLAKKIGISKSFMKMVLDGERHLAIDKLANVAKAFELSRSEKSYFVFMACQNMMEDKEMSSFFEDILKILRIHQGAYFPSAEEIKVERSVYASALSMTIQTMRLLPEYQDDAHWIKEQLMDPKVTLKEIEEVLASLQKNEVAPENFQGVLYPSQDGFMRVRMGLKLAAEMCAAPKTFMPAKAFMCTYTLDDQTEKKAFEIFSDMHDRLEALEKNTKTPTMVLFASDTLFCVADTKKLKK, from the coding sequence ATGATCTGTTATAACCAGACATTGACGGAAACTCAGCCCAAAGGCTTGGCATTTTTCTTCGCGATTGTTGCGCAGGGACAGTCATTTTACCATCAAAGAATGACAGACATGACGAGCATCTACGAATACCGAGAATACCGCGAGTTTCTTCACGATAAATTCATCTTTCTTAAGTCCACTTATAAAAAAATGTCGCTGGAATTCTTGGCAAAAAAAATTGGCATCTCAAAATCCTTTATGAAAATGGTGTTGGATGGAGAACGCCATCTCGCCATCGACAAGCTGGCCAATGTCGCTAAAGCCTTCGAACTTTCACGCAGTGAAAAAAGTTATTTTGTTTTCATGGCCTGTCAAAATATGATGGAGGACAAAGAGATGTCTTCCTTCTTTGAAGACATTCTCAAGATCCTTCGCATTCATCAGGGCGCGTATTTCCCATCTGCGGAAGAAATCAAAGTCGAACGCAGTGTGTACGCCAGCGCGCTAAGCATGACGATTCAAACGATGCGCCTTCTGCCCGAATACCAAGACGATGCTCATTGGATCAAAGAGCAGTTGATGGATCCGAAGGTCACATTGAAAGAGATCGAAGAAGTTCTCGCGTCGTTACAGAAAAACGAAGTGGCTCCGGAAAACTTTCAAGGAGTTCTTTACCCCTCGCAAGACGGTTTTATGCGCGTGAGAATGGGCTTAAAGCTGGCGGCAGAAATGTGCGCGGCTCCAAAAACGTTTATGCCTGCAAAAGCGTTCATGTGCACCTACACCCTCGATGATCAGACAGAAAAGAAAGCTTTTGAAATCTTCTCGGATATGCACGACAGACTCGAAGCTCTTGAGAAGAACACGAAGACTCCGACGATGGTTCTGTTTGCCTCCGACACGCTATTCTGTGTGGCCGATACCAAAAAACTAAAAAAGTAA
- a CDS encoding endonuclease, producing MKTVASLFVLMFASLCSAAQVSQQIPYYGEQFYQDLSAGISDDELKTTIKKVLRSYHLKTNGGLDQIVNACSGSNCYSHISLGYDRARIFMMGVYYLIDHGGGEYGVFDVYCNKEKTTKDFPNGNGPGPRVIPDGNILNTEHTWPQSRFSGRFDKGMQKSDLHHLYPTDNHMNSVRGNNPFGEVVKDSKILDCRESRTGKAASGGAEVFEPPQNHKGNVARAIFYFSVRYDLPVDSRQEATLRKWNQEDPVDEEEVRRNDFIQEVQGNRNPFVDYPELIDSLGDF from the coding sequence ATGAAGACTGTAGCGTCTCTTTTCGTTCTGATGTTTGCGAGCCTGTGTTCGGCGGCTCAAGTTTCTCAACAAATTCCATACTACGGAGAGCAATTCTATCAAGACCTCTCTGCCGGTATTAGCGACGACGAGCTAAAAACAACCATCAAAAAAGTTTTGCGCAGTTATCACCTTAAAACCAACGGCGGCCTTGATCAAATCGTGAATGCTTGTAGCGGCAGCAACTGTTACTCTCACATCTCTTTAGGTTACGATCGCGCGCGTATTTTCATGATGGGCGTATATTACCTTATTGATCATGGCGGCGGCGAATACGGCGTTTTTGACGTTTACTGTAACAAAGAAAAAACGACGAAAGACTTTCCAAACGGAAATGGCCCCGGTCCTCGCGTGATCCCTGACGGCAATATTCTGAACACTGAGCACACGTGGCCCCAAAGCCGCTTCTCGGGCCGTTTTGACAAAGGCATGCAAAAGTCCGATTTGCACCACTTGTATCCTACTGACAATCACATGAACTCCGTCCGCGGCAACAATCCGTTCGGCGAAGTCGTTAAAGATTCTAAGATCCTGGACTGCCGCGAATCACGTACAGGTAAAGCAGCCAGTGGCGGCGCTGAAGTGTTCGAGCCACCGCAAAATCACAAAGGCAATGTTGCCAGAGCGATTTTCTATTTCTCTGTTCGTTACGATCTTCCAGTTGATTCCCGCCAAGAGGCCACTCTACGCAAATGGAATCAAGAAGATCCCGTTGATGAAGAAGAAGTTCGTCGCAATGACTTCATCCAAGAAGTCCAAGGAAATCGCAATCCTTTCGTCGACTATCCAGAGCTTATTGACAGCTTAGGAGATTTCTAA
- a CDS encoding DUF502 domain-containing protein has protein sequence MKTLGKFIKSTFSAAAGVVLPLALIALILQRLFQALSTSIAPLAKAIFPQAFIDRYIATEILTLIVLLMFSMLVGLIAQTRWGQSFGHWLEDRTLGHLPIYRTLKEFSERLIPSDKDNVLFQPALLIRGDEMNTFVYIVEKYGEDHVVIFVPSVPSTLSGSLCIVPKTDVRVLPVPALAMAKVFSRWGVGTSKILDSTQTSPLLQKSDRLDTEASSSAEAPPIRPPEATP, from the coding sequence ATGAAAACGCTCGGCAAATTTATAAAATCGACCTTCAGCGCAGCGGCGGGTGTCGTTTTGCCGCTCGCACTTATTGCGCTTATCTTACAAAGGCTTTTTCAAGCGCTCAGCACCTCGATCGCGCCCCTTGCTAAGGCGATTTTCCCGCAAGCTTTTATTGATCGTTATATCGCGACAGAAATTCTTACGCTGATTGTTCTTTTGATGTTTTCGATGCTTGTCGGTCTTATCGCGCAAACCCGTTGGGGTCAGAGCTTCGGTCATTGGCTTGAAGACCGCACCCTTGGCCACCTTCCAATTTACCGCACGTTAAAAGAATTTTCCGAAAGGCTCATTCCATCCGACAAAGACAATGTGTTGTTTCAGCCGGCTCTTCTTATTCGTGGCGATGAAATGAATACATTTGTCTATATCGTCGAAAAATACGGCGAGGATCATGTTGTGATCTTTGTTCCGAGCGTGCCATCAACACTGAGCGGATCCCTGTGTATCGTTCCTAAGACAGACGTTCGGGTCTTACCCGTCCCTGCACTCGCTATGGCGAAGGTTTTTTCAAGATGGGGCGTGGGAACGTCCAAGATACTGGATTCCACGCAGACAAGCCCGCTATTGCAAAAAAGCGATCGCTTGGATACGGAAGCTTCGTCCTCTGCCGAAGCTCCGCCGATACGACCGCCTGAAGCGACGCCTTAG
- a CDS encoding transporter substrate-binding domain-containing protein yields the protein MLKWTLLIFFMAGFASPLFAAEPKKLTRGENFFIIGVGNYDYLPHTGFKDGKFTGFGYSLLEAFAKTKGYTFEYRAVPVARMFKIFLDERSTDFLYPNNYYWNEDAQKKHKVVFSDPITAYTDGIVVRKENKDITMEELHSFGIIKGFTPAQYQTAIAQKKIKVYEHNDVVGLLKMVLSQRIQGVYLNPVVADYYLKQEIKSADRLVLAKKLPHIKSYYHLSTIERTDVLQEFNSFLKREKEIVDRLKMQYRLQNEEI from the coding sequence GTGTTGAAATGGACTTTGCTGATTTTTTTCATGGCGGGATTTGCCAGCCCGCTTTTCGCCGCCGAACCTAAAAAACTGACTCGCGGAGAAAACTTTTTCATTATCGGAGTCGGCAATTACGATTATCTGCCGCACACGGGTTTTAAAGATGGCAAGTTCACCGGCTTTGGTTATTCACTTTTAGAAGCGTTTGCGAAAACAAAAGGCTACACTTTTGAATACCGAGCCGTCCCGGTTGCCCGGATGTTTAAAATCTTTCTTGATGAAAGAAGTACGGATTTTCTTTATCCCAATAATTATTACTGGAATGAAGACGCACAGAAAAAGCATAAAGTCGTTTTCAGTGACCCCATCACCGCCTACACCGATGGCATTGTCGTCAGAAAAGAAAACAAAGATATCACCATGGAAGAGCTGCACTCATTTGGAATCATCAAAGGATTTACGCCCGCTCAGTATCAAACCGCGATCGCCCAGAAAAAAATCAAAGTTTACGAACATAATGACGTCGTCGGACTTTTAAAAATGGTGCTGAGCCAAAGAATACAAGGCGTCTATTTGAATCCTGTTGTTGCAGATTACTATTTAAAACAAGAAATCAAATCCGCTGACCGTTTGGTGCTGGCAAAGAAGCTTCCTCATATCAAGTCCTACTATCATCTCTCGACGATAGAGCGAACTGATGTTTTGCAGGAATTCAATTCATTTCTAAAAAGAGAAAAAGAGATCGTTGATAGATTGAAAATGCAATACCGGCTTCAGAACGAAGAGATTTAA
- a CDS encoding S8 family serine peptidase, with the protein MKKWGLFFLLFSSQVFASEPEMAPGEFLVKLKKRVSVIKTSPTVVSAQLHSSIKTLIPEQNIVVVKRAIFEDRTAALKALRENPFVENAEPNYKVFAHRTPDDPMLPQQWGYHNYGQADADRTLGVRGMDIGALKAWDLTTGSKNILVAVIDSGVEYFHADLQENMWVNPKEFAGKEGVDDDANGIVDDIYGANFEDAAKPTGEPLDDFGHGTHVAGTIGALGFDGRGVVGTAWHVRILPVKFLNDRGEGYVDGAIKALHYAQKMGAKIYSNSWGGSGYSENLKQAIEMTNQAGGVFVASAGNDSSDNDVIPEYPASYPVANIITVGAMNNRGRLSDFSNYGRYTVDVAAPGENILSTDIYGGYAVLSGTSMAVPHVSGIAVLLLSKNPTMKNTTVRSRIMSTTKNLLGGARIRRGLAYAPAALQNATTSPDPDDPRYWNTSVFKFSSAHPYANNTRQEFIISIPGAKRMSVYFSNLDTEVDLDKLEFFDKNGKKVGEIFGHNRALYSLPIAGDYVKVVFTSDDTVTDYGFDITKVAWE; encoded by the coding sequence ATGAAGAAATGGGGCTTGTTCTTTCTTTTATTTTCATCACAAGTTTTTGCAAGTGAACCCGAAATGGCGCCCGGAGAATTCCTGGTAAAATTGAAAAAACGCGTCTCGGTTATTAAAACATCACCGACGGTTGTAAGTGCGCAACTGCATTCATCCATTAAGACGCTCATTCCGGAACAAAACATTGTTGTTGTAAAGCGAGCGATCTTTGAAGACAGAACCGCGGCTCTGAAAGCTTTACGCGAAAATCCGTTCGTTGAAAACGCGGAGCCGAACTACAAAGTTTTTGCTCACAGGACTCCGGATGATCCGATGCTCCCGCAGCAATGGGGCTATCACAACTACGGTCAGGCGGATGCTGATCGCACCTTGGGTGTGCGCGGGATGGATATCGGTGCTTTGAAGGCCTGGGATCTGACAACAGGATCCAAAAATATTCTTGTGGCGGTTATCGACTCGGGAGTTGAATACTTTCATGCTGATCTACAAGAAAACATGTGGGTGAACCCCAAAGAGTTTGCAGGCAAAGAAGGCGTTGACGATGACGCCAATGGCATTGTCGATGACATCTATGGCGCCAACTTCGAAGATGCCGCCAAACCGACTGGTGAACCTTTGGATGACTTTGGCCATGGAACTCATGTCGCCGGAACAATCGGAGCCTTGGGGTTTGACGGACGAGGTGTGGTCGGTACGGCTTGGCATGTGCGCATTCTCCCCGTCAAATTTTTAAATGATCGCGGTGAAGGATATGTGGATGGCGCCATTAAAGCGCTTCACTATGCGCAGAAAATGGGTGCTAAAATCTATTCCAATTCTTGGGGAGGAAGTGGCTACTCCGAAAATTTGAAACAAGCCATTGAAATGACAAATCAAGCGGGCGGCGTTTTCGTCGCCTCTGCCGGAAATGATTCATCGGATAACGACGTGATTCCCGAGTATCCCGCAAGCTACCCGGTTGCAAATATTATTACGGTCGGTGCTATGAACAATCGGGGTCGTCTGTCCGATTTTTCGAACTACGGCAGATACACCGTCGACGTGGCCGCTCCCGGAGAGAACATTCTTTCCACCGATATTTATGGCGGCTATGCCGTTTTGTCAGGAACGTCCATGGCGGTGCCGCACGTTTCAGGGATCGCCGTTCTTTTGTTAAGTAAAAATCCTACGATGAAAAACACGACGGTTCGCAGCCGGATTATGAGCACCACCAAAAATCTTTTGGGAGGAGCAAGAATCCGCCGAGGTCTAGCTTATGCTCCGGCGGCTTTGCAAAATGCAACAACCTCTCCCGACCCCGACGATCCTCGGTATTGGAATACAAGCGTCTTTAAATTTTCGTCCGCACATCCCTATGCAAATAACACTCGCCAGGAATTCATCATTTCCATTCCAGGTGCCAAAAGAATGTCGGTCTATTTTTCCAATCTAGATACAGAGGTGGATCTCGACAAGCTGGAATTCTTTGATAAGAATGGAAAGAAAGTAGGTGAGATTTTTGGACATAACCGCGCCCTTTACTCTCTTCCCATTGCGGGAGATTACGTAAAGGTTGTGTTTACGTCAGATGACACTGTCACCGACTACGGTTTTGACATAACAAAAGTTGCTTGGGAGTAG
- a CDS encoding TIGR02147 family protein, with the protein MKTLNQFLLSKFNAIKVTNPRFSLRALAQKSNISPGHLSEILTGKRGLTVKNLEKLITALRLAPDDVTTAYRYFDSEKARKKATQSIEKVLTKNEFAEISGTEFFLVLAAMDLSIDNLDIASVAKKTGLSEEHIENVINKFVKMGILEKNDDGALNKSLRSLSTESEIPNFDIQRFHKDALDRTKSVFAEVATNKREMVYMTMAINPKNLPQAKKEIEKCWKKVYTKLSQGERTEIYSLGIQLVPAHTGKEK; encoded by the coding sequence ATGAAAACGTTGAATCAATTTTTACTATCCAAGTTTAACGCCATCAAAGTGACGAACCCGCGTTTCTCACTCCGGGCTCTGGCGCAGAAATCCAATATCTCTCCAGGACATCTTTCCGAGATCCTGACGGGTAAACGCGGCCTTACGGTGAAGAATTTAGAAAAACTCATCACGGCTCTTCGCCTGGCGCCCGATGACGTGACGACGGCGTACCGCTATTTTGATTCTGAAAAAGCCCGCAAGAAGGCGACTCAGTCCATTGAAAAGGTTCTTACTAAAAATGAGTTTGCGGAAATTTCCGGCACTGAGTTCTTTCTGGTTCTCGCGGCCATGGATCTTTCTATCGACAATCTCGACATCGCTTCTGTTGCAAAAAAAACGGGACTTTCCGAAGAGCACATCGAAAACGTCATCAATAAATTCGTGAAAATGGGAATTCTAGAGAAAAACGACGACGGTGCTCTTAACAAGAGCCTGCGCAGTCTTAGCACGGAAAGCGAAATTCCCAACTTTGACATCCAGAGATTCCATAAAGACGCTTTAGACCGCACTAAGAGCGTTTTCGCCGAGGTCGCGACGAATAAGCGCGAGATGGTTTACATGACCATGGCTATCAACCCTAAAAACCTTCCTCAAGCCAAAAAAGAAATCGAAAAGTGCTGGAAAAAGGTTTATACGAAGCTCTCTCAAGGGGAAAGAACTGAGATTTATTCGCTGGGAATTCAACTCGTTCCCGCGCATACCGGAAAGGAAAAATAA
- a CDS encoding trypsin-like serine protease, with protein sequence MRVLLCFLVLTMLACQQNADSSATSWDESQNGIVGGFDVPATSRLHQQVLDFKIVVTVEKKDAPPRSVTSQCTASAIAPTILLTAGHCIATSAATEAHTVHVMDAQGAKVSLRAIRVVVHPEYIAGNKNSDLALVLLEKPLPENIEILNLPEKEPSLNLVQVQAAGYGRMDGRPAYKGYTGILRTTNLDVVAYDPLAPSFIVSQNQGKGFCQGDSGGPAILVMEDKSYVVGVASRTFFNPEVPLEERNLCIDRGAYITVQFHIDWIREEARKLSQN encoded by the coding sequence ATGAGAGTTCTATTGTGCTTTTTAGTTTTGACGATGCTTGCCTGCCAACAGAATGCCGATTCTTCAGCAACATCCTGGGATGAGAGCCAAAACGGAATCGTCGGAGGCTTCGACGTTCCCGCAACTTCCCGCCTTCATCAGCAAGTTTTAGACTTCAAAATTGTCGTCACTGTAGAAAAGAAAGACGCTCCACCGCGTTCTGTGACCTCACAATGTACGGCGAGCGCCATTGCGCCCACTATTCTTTTGACAGCGGGCCACTGCATTGCCACATCGGCGGCGACAGAAGCGCACACGGTTCACGTGATGGATGCCCAGGGCGCGAAAGTCAGTTTGCGCGCCATCCGGGTTGTCGTTCACCCTGAATATATAGCGGGCAATAAGAACTCGGACCTTGCTTTAGTACTTCTCGAGAAGCCTCTTCCAGAAAATATTGAGATTTTGAATCTGCCAGAGAAAGAGCCGTCTTTAAACCTTGTGCAAGTTCAAGCTGCCGGCTATGGCCGAATGGACGGTCGTCCCGCTTATAAGGGCTATACGGGCATTCTGCGCACAACGAACTTAGATGTGGTTGCGTATGATCCTTTGGCGCCTTCTTTTATTGTTTCTCAGAACCAAGGCAAAGGCTTCTGCCAAGGCGATTCTGGAGGCCCGGCCATTCTTGTGATGGAGGACAAATCCTATGTCGTTGGCGTGGCTTCGCGAACTTTTTTCAATCCGGAAGTTCCTTTAGAGGAGCGCAATCTTTGTATCGATCGCGGCGCTTATATCACCGTACAATTCCATATCGATTGGATTCGTGAAGAGGCGAGGAAATTAAGCCAAAACTAG